In Plasmodium chabaudi chabaudi strain AS genome assembly, chromosome: 10, a single genomic region encodes these proteins:
- a CDS encoding 60S ribosomal protein L7-3, putative, with translation MAKDNKKQPKKPSKKTPAPCPLSNNKTVKKEIKKEKKNGIRMNPLIFERKRKSNIIGVGIRPKKDLSKYVKWPKHLRLQRKKKILLQRLKVPPAINQFSYTLSKSQTHDLMNFLKEYKPESKSEKKERLLQKAKDDLNKTQSKDKKPLMIKYGIKHITKLIERKNCSLVVIASDVTPIELVLFLPALCRMKDIPYCFVKSKSALGKLVHKKTATAVCVQKVRKEDQDKLDHFCKISREQFNDNTDIRRKWGGQIMSKKSMILKKMKDKARKLEEAKRKEISTKL, from the exons CCAAAAAAACCCTCTAAAAAAACTCCAGCACCATGCCCATTGAGCAATAACAAAACTGTTAAgaaagaaattaaaaaagaaaagaaaaatggaATTCGAATGAATCCTTTAATCTttgaaagaaaaagaaaatctAATATTATTGGTGTTGGTATACGACCAAAGAAagatttatcaaaatatgttaaatgGCCAAAACATCTTAGATtacaaagaaaaaagaaaatctTATTACAAAGACTAAAAGTTCCTCCTGCAATTAACCAATTTAGCTATACTCTTTCGAAGAGCCAG ACTCACGATTTGATGAACTTcttaaaagaatataaaccAGAATCTAAATCagagaaaaaagaaagattACTTCAAAAGGCTAAAGACGATTTAAACAAAACTCAATCAAAAGATAAAAAGCCTTTGATGATTAAATATggaataaaacatataactAAATTAattgaaagaaaaaattgtagTCTTGTTGTTATAGCAAGTGATGTTACTCCAATTGAattagttttatttttaccaGCTTTATGCAGAATGAAAGATATCCCATACTGTTTTGTTAAAAGTAAATCAGCCTTAGGAAAGCttgtacataaaaaaacagcCACAGCTGTATGTGTACAAAAGGTTAGAAAAGAAGACCAAGATAAATTAGACCACTTTTGCAAAATATCTAGAGAACaatttaatgataatacAGATATAAGAAGAAAATGGGGAGGACAAATAATGAGCAAAAAATCAATGAtcttgaaaaaaatgaaagatAAAGCTAGAAAACTTGAAGAagcaaaaagaaaagaaatatccaccaaattataa